A genome region from Hevea brasiliensis isolate MT/VB/25A 57/8 chromosome 9, ASM3005281v1, whole genome shotgun sequence includes the following:
- the LOC110648659 gene encoding RNA-binding protein 1 isoform X2 gives MADAYWRYSEARQQQQQAIPTLVGKRPRSDYDVPSGHELPNYYPRDDDRAALRAVRDSDSIGVSYDRYLRGTPMSAYSGGQSARPISGVPSRPVDDSRVVGIGRLDPGATVKDRTMGLGSGRPEAPLPPDATSTLFVEGLPSDCTRREVSHIFRPFVGYKEVRLVSKESRRPGGDPLVLCFVDFLSPAHAATAMDALQGYKFDEHDRDSVHLRLQFARYPGARSGGGHRGKR, from the exons ATGGCCGATGCGTATTGGAGATACAGCGAAGCACGGCAGCAGCAACAGCAGGCCATTCCTACTCTCGTTGGAAAACGTCCTCGCTCAGACTATG ATGTCCCTAGTGGCCATGAGCTGCCCAATTATTATCCCCGTGATGATGACAGAGCGGCTCTCCGTGCAGTTAGAGATTCAGATTCCATCGGAGTATCCTATGATCGATACCTTCGTGGCACG CCTATGTCGGCCTACAGTGGAGGACAGTCTGCTAGACCAATAAGTGGAGTGCCTAGTCGTCCTGTTGATGATTCGCGTGTTGTAGGTATTGGGAGACTGGACCCAGGGGCTACTGTAAAAGACAGGACAATGGGATTGGGAAGTGGCAGACCTGAGGCCCCACTGCCTCCTGATGCTACCAGTACACTGTTTGTAGAGGGCTTGCCATCTGATTGTACGCGACGGGAGGTGTCAC ATATCTTTCGCCCTTTTGTTGGCTACAAAGAAGTGAGACTTGTGAGCAAGGAATCAAGACGC CCGGGGGGAGATCCACTAGTACTTTGTTTTGTTGACTTTTTGAGTCCTGCCCATGCTGCCACTGCAATGGATGCCTTGCAAG GTTATAAATTTGACGAGCATGACCGTGACTCGGTCCATTTAAGGTTGCAATTTGCTCGCTATCCTGGTGCGAGGTCAGGTGGCGGGCATCGCGGAAAACGTTAA
- the LOC110648659 gene encoding RNA-binding protein 1 isoform X1 has product MADAYWRYSEARQQQQQAIPTLVGKRPRSDYDVPSGHELPNYYPRDDDRAALRAVRDSDSIGVSYDRYLRGTPMSAYSGGQSARPISGVPSRPVDDSRVVGIGRLDPGATVKDRTMGLGSGRPEAPLPPDATSTLFVEGLPSDCTRREVSHIFRPFVGYKEVRLVSKESRRQPGGDPLVLCFVDFLSPAHAATAMDALQGYKFDEHDRDSVHLRLQFARYPGARSGGGHRGKR; this is encoded by the exons ATGGCCGATGCGTATTGGAGATACAGCGAAGCACGGCAGCAGCAACAGCAGGCCATTCCTACTCTCGTTGGAAAACGTCCTCGCTCAGACTATG ATGTCCCTAGTGGCCATGAGCTGCCCAATTATTATCCCCGTGATGATGACAGAGCGGCTCTCCGTGCAGTTAGAGATTCAGATTCCATCGGAGTATCCTATGATCGATACCTTCGTGGCACG CCTATGTCGGCCTACAGTGGAGGACAGTCTGCTAGACCAATAAGTGGAGTGCCTAGTCGTCCTGTTGATGATTCGCGTGTTGTAGGTATTGGGAGACTGGACCCAGGGGCTACTGTAAAAGACAGGACAATGGGATTGGGAAGTGGCAGACCTGAGGCCCCACTGCCTCCTGATGCTACCAGTACACTGTTTGTAGAGGGCTTGCCATCTGATTGTACGCGACGGGAGGTGTCAC ATATCTTTCGCCCTTTTGTTGGCTACAAAGAAGTGAGACTTGTGAGCAAGGAATCAAGACGC CAGCCGGGGGGAGATCCACTAGTACTTTGTTTTGTTGACTTTTTGAGTCCTGCCCATGCTGCCACTGCAATGGATGCCTTGCAAG GTTATAAATTTGACGAGCATGACCGTGACTCGGTCCATTTAAGGTTGCAATTTGCTCGCTATCCTGGTGCGAGGTCAGGTGGCGGGCATCGCGGAAAACGTTAA